Proteins encoded in a region of the Chitinivibrio alkaliphilus ACht1 genome:
- the xerD gene encoding site-specific tyrosine recombinase XerD, with protein MKEVSHLTAYQSWLSAEKGLSENSYSSYTFDLHRFAAFLHDHGRTDTSVGHKEIAQYLDLLADLGFARASIIRTISTLRSYYTFLTAEEVVESNPTKQLRPPRKTRDLPQVLSVDEIERILSHIPASAKLSLRNTAIIELLYGCGLRVSELINLTPGACIEDDTFLHITGKGNTQRLVPLGAYGRRTLKRYMEEERPRLRKKSPSAPEIFLNNRGTKLSRMGVWKIVQTLCIQAGIEKSVSPHTFRHSYATHLLEGGADLRVVQELLGHRNISTTEIYTHIDRTHLMEVHRSFHPRSKQERSLERYSP; from the coding sequence GTGAAGGAGGTTTCCCATCTTACGGCGTATCAAAGCTGGCTGAGCGCAGAAAAAGGGCTGAGCGAAAATAGCTATTCCTCATACACCTTCGACCTGCACCGTTTTGCCGCCTTTTTGCACGACCATGGCCGTACTGATACCTCCGTAGGCCACAAGGAAATTGCCCAGTATCTGGATCTTCTTGCAGATTTAGGCTTTGCCCGTGCCTCCATCATTCGTACAATCAGTACTCTCAGAAGTTATTACACCTTTCTTACCGCAGAAGAAGTGGTGGAAAGCAACCCCACCAAACAGCTCCGACCCCCACGGAAAACGCGAGATCTTCCCCAAGTGCTTTCCGTCGATGAAATAGAGCGTATTCTTTCTCATATTCCTGCCTCTGCCAAACTCTCGCTTCGCAACACAGCCATAATAGAATTACTCTACGGGTGCGGTCTGCGGGTTTCAGAGCTCATAAACCTCACCCCCGGAGCCTGCATTGAGGACGATACCTTTCTTCATATTACCGGGAAAGGAAACACACAACGTCTGGTTCCCCTGGGAGCCTATGGTCGTCGCACCCTGAAACGCTATATGGAAGAAGAACGCCCCCGCCTACGAAAAAAAAGTCCCTCCGCACCGGAGATCTTCCTCAATAATCGCGGGACAAAGCTTTCACGCATGGGGGTGTGGAAAATAGTACAGACCCTCTGTATTCAGGCAGGAATAGAAAAGTCGGTTTCTCCCCACACCTTTCGTCATTCCTATGCCACACATCTGCTCGAAGGAGGGGCAGACCTTCGTGTCGTACAGGAACTGCTCGGACACCGTAATATCAGCACCACCGAAATTTATACCCACATCGACCGTACCCATCTTATGGAGGTACATCGATCCTTCCACCCACGATCAAAACAGGAGAGATCCCTTGAAAGATATTCGCCTTGA